The following are encoded together in the Rhodothermales bacterium genome:
- a CDS encoding glycosyltransferase family 4 protein, with amino-acid sequence MSAVHLLKGQLAWMREAGFDVRVLASSPSDLDRVAEREGVETGAVPIVREIDPLQDLKALVALYREMRAWRPDIVNASTPKAGLLGMLAAWAARVPVRIYVQRGLRLETETGGKRLLLATMERIASACAHRVFGVGRSLADRYVELGLAPRAKVAVLGAGSSNGVDVARFAEVDPARVGLLRRELGLPDDAPVIGFVGRFTRDKGLVELVDAFDRVRVSVPDARLLLVGDFEAGDPVPEATAERIRSHPAIVLAGFVPDTAPYFHLVEVLAFPSHREGLPNVPLEAAAAGVPTVGARATGTVDVVVDGQTGVFVPVGDSERLAEALRAYLVDPALRARHGRRAQEHVREAFAPERIWQALYAEYVNSLRERGRTAVVPEPRVPA; translated from the coding sequence ATGAGCGCCGTCCACCTCCTCAAAGGGCAACTCGCCTGGATGCGGGAGGCGGGGTTCGACGTCCGCGTACTCGCATCCTCTCCGTCCGACCTCGACCGCGTCGCCGAGCGCGAAGGCGTGGAGACCGGCGCCGTCCCGATCGTGCGTGAGATCGATCCCTTGCAGGACCTCAAGGCGCTCGTCGCCCTGTATCGGGAGATGCGGGCCTGGCGGCCCGACATCGTGAACGCGAGTACGCCGAAGGCCGGACTGCTCGGGATGCTCGCCGCCTGGGCGGCCCGCGTCCCCGTGCGCATCTACGTGCAGCGCGGCCTCCGCCTGGAAACGGAGACGGGGGGCAAGCGCCTCCTGCTCGCTACGATGGAGCGCATCGCCTCCGCCTGCGCCCACCGCGTCTTCGGGGTCGGGCGGAGCCTGGCGGACCGCTACGTCGAGCTCGGCCTCGCGCCGAGGGCCAAGGTGGCCGTGCTCGGGGCGGGTTCGTCCAACGGGGTGGATGTGGCGCGCTTCGCCGAGGTCGATCCCGCGAGGGTCGGCCTGCTCCGTCGCGAGCTGGGACTACCCGATGACGCCCCGGTGATCGGGTTCGTAGGCCGGTTCACGAGAGACAAAGGGCTCGTCGAACTCGTCGACGCCTTCGACCGCGTTCGGGTGTCGGTGCCCGACGCGCGCCTCCTCCTCGTCGGCGACTTCGAGGCGGGGGACCCGGTGCCGGAGGCTACGGCCGAGCGGATCCGTTCCCACCCCGCGATCGTGCTGGCCGGCTTCGTGCCGGACACCGCGCCCTACTTCCACCTCGTGGAGGTGCTGGCCTTTCCCTCGCACCGAGAGGGGTTGCCGAACGTCCCGCTCGAAGCGGCCGCCGCGGGCGTGCCCACCGTCGGCGCACGGGCGACGGGCACGGTCGATGTCGTCGTGGACGGGCAGACGGGCGTCTTCGTCCCCGTGGGCGACTCCGAGCGGCTGGCCGAGGCGTTGCGTGCCTACCTCGTGGATCCGGCGTTGAGGGCACGTCACGGCCGGCGGGCGCAGGAGCACGTGCGGGAGGCGTTCGCCCCCGAGCGGATCTGGCAGGCGCTCTACGCCGAATACGTGAATAGCCTGCGTGAGCGTGGGCGTACTGCGGTGGTGCCCGAACCCCGGGTGCCGGCGTGA
- a CDS encoding polysaccharide pyruvyl transferase family protein has protein sequence MIDSIKGWVPLKLKQRVRSIVVREDLDLSGDRRAFLFLAADYGNIGDIAITAAQEHFLKSHAGQYNVVVVPISKTRSLLRSIKKQITPSDLVTIVGGGNMGSLYPEIEALRQLVIRSFPRNRIVCFPQTLDWEDSPESAKAIERIVDIYSGHGDLHVFAREAVSRDKLRDLFSAHDSVRVGYAPDVVLSATATDLGADAVTPRDGILLCMRGDRERAVTEEQRQALGAALARTGLEVKITDTHAGGSGLREDHCRGLLRDKVDQFRSARLVVTDRLHGMIMAVVAGTPCLVLPNSNHKIRQTYEDWLSDNPLVQLVRPDQLASVEERLENLLASAPAETNAAPVDVSHYAELQKALTRP, from the coding sequence ATGATTGATTCTATTAAAGGCTGGGTGCCACTTAAGCTCAAACAGCGGGTCCGGTCAATCGTAGTCAGGGAAGACCTCGATCTGTCGGGGGATAGGAGGGCTTTCCTTTTTCTCGCGGCTGACTATGGCAACATCGGCGACATAGCCATTACCGCGGCGCAAGAGCACTTCTTGAAGAGTCATGCAGGGCAATACAACGTGGTCGTAGTGCCGATCAGCAAGACGCGCTCCCTCCTCCGCTCGATCAAGAAGCAAATCACTCCCTCTGACCTTGTCACCATCGTCGGGGGCGGCAACATGGGATCGCTCTATCCGGAGATCGAGGCGCTGCGCCAGCTGGTAATCCGCAGCTTTCCCCGGAATCGGATCGTCTGCTTCCCGCAAACCCTCGACTGGGAGGACTCGCCGGAGTCGGCGAAGGCCATCGAGCGGATCGTGGACATTTACTCCGGTCACGGCGATCTGCACGTCTTCGCCCGCGAAGCGGTCAGCCGGGATAAGCTGCGTGACCTGTTCTCCGCACACGATTCGGTCCGGGTGGGATACGCGCCGGACGTAGTTCTCAGCGCGACCGCCACTGACCTCGGTGCGGACGCCGTCACGCCCAGAGACGGCATCCTGCTCTGCATGCGGGGGGACCGAGAGCGAGCCGTCACCGAAGAACAACGCCAGGCGCTAGGCGCGGCCCTGGCGCGTACGGGCCTGGAGGTGAAGATCACGGATACGCACGCCGGCGGCTCCGGACTGAGGGAGGACCATTGCCGTGGACTGCTGCGGGACAAAGTTGACCAGTTCCGCTCGGCCCGACTCGTAGTGACCGACCGCCTGCACGGTATGATCATGGCCGTAGTTGCAGGCACACCGTGCCTGGTGCTGCCGAACTCGAACCACAAGATCCGGCAGACTTATGAGGACTGGCTCAGCGACAATCCCCTCGTCCAGCTTGTGCGTCCCGATCAACTCGCGTCTGTAGAAGAGAGGCTGGAGAACCTGCTTGCCTCAGCGCCGGCCGAGACGAATGCGGCTCCGGTGGACGTGAGCCACTACGCGGAACTCCAGAAAGCCCTCACACGGCCATGA
- a CDS encoding 3-deoxy-manno-octulosonate cytidylyltransferase, producing MRSVAFIPARYASSRFPAKPLVPLLGVPMVAHVARLTAEAVGQEHTYVLTDDARIRSVVEEFGYQALMTSSDALTGTDRLAEATEQVEADLYVNVQGDEPMLNPASIRQVIETKRRMPNLVANAMTQLGPDEDPHNVNIPKVVANEEGRMLYMSRRAVPGFKDERNAPEAYWKQVCIYAFTRYELCAFATFGRKSVLERSEDIEILRFLEIGVGIQMVKVAGGSLAVDVPSDVVVVERAMKERGLV from the coding sequence GTGAGATCGGTTGCTTTTATTCCGGCTCGCTACGCGTCAAGCCGCTTTCCCGCTAAGCCGCTCGTGCCCTTACTGGGGGTACCGATGGTTGCGCACGTGGCTCGTCTCACGGCGGAGGCAGTCGGTCAGGAGCACACTTACGTTCTGACGGACGACGCACGCATCCGGTCGGTCGTTGAGGAGTTCGGCTACCAGGCACTCATGACCTCGTCGGATGCGCTCACAGGCACGGACCGGCTCGCGGAGGCGACCGAGCAGGTAGAAGCTGACCTCTACGTGAATGTGCAGGGCGACGAGCCGATGCTTAATCCTGCTAGTATTAGACAGGTGATCGAGACGAAGAGACGGATGCCGAATCTGGTCGCCAATGCGATGACGCAACTCGGTCCCGACGAGGATCCGCACAACGTCAACATCCCGAAAGTCGTAGCGAACGAGGAGGGCCGAATGCTCTACATGTCGCGGCGTGCGGTGCCGGGGTTTAAGGACGAGCGCAATGCTCCAGAGGCGTATTGGAAGCAGGTCTGCATCTACGCCTTCACACGATACGAACTGTGTGCCTTTGCAACGTTCGGACGAAAGTCTGTGCTGGAGCGGAGTGAGGACATTGAGATCTTGCGATTCCTGGAAATTGGGGTCGGCATCCAGATGGTGAAGGTGGCAGGCGGCTCGCTCGCCGTAGACGTGCCCAGCGATGTGGTTGTGGTAGAGCGGGCGATGAAAGAACGGGGTCTCGTATGA
- a CDS encoding HAD hydrolase-like protein gives MTIGPYSTWLFDCDGVLLDSNAVKTEAFHALALPFGEDVADALVTHHRQQGGVSRFVKVRYLYEELLDRCGAEEEIEAGIREYGRLVKERLLVCPETPGLREFLDRLPEGTYRAVISGGLEEEVRHVLQVRGLSSYFDAIYGSPRTKGEVFTEIGHTRPLGREAVYLGDSRYDFEVAKQFGMDFIFVSGHTEFEGWRSYFEDEVPVVDWLSCINTK, from the coding sequence ATGACGATTGGTCCGTACTCGACCTGGCTGTTCGACTGCGACGGCGTCCTGCTAGACTCCAACGCGGTCAAGACCGAAGCCTTCCACGCTCTGGCGCTACCATTCGGTGAGGACGTAGCGGACGCGCTAGTGACGCATCACCGTCAGCAAGGTGGGGTGTCGCGCTTCGTGAAAGTCAGATACCTCTACGAAGAACTTCTCGACCGATGCGGCGCGGAGGAAGAGATCGAAGCGGGCATCCGAGAATACGGGCGCCTCGTTAAAGAGCGGCTCCTCGTTTGTCCCGAAACGCCCGGCCTTCGTGAGTTCCTGGACCGACTGCCCGAGGGCACATACCGAGCCGTGATCTCCGGAGGCTTGGAGGAAGAGGTTCGGCATGTACTGCAGGTGCGAGGCCTATCCAGTTACTTCGATGCAATCTATGGCAGTCCTCGTACCAAGGGCGAGGTCTTTACGGAGATTGGTCACACCCGTCCGCTCGGGAGAGAGGCAGTCTATCTGGGCGACAGCCGCTACGACTTCGAAGTAGCAAAGCAGTTCGGAATGGATTTCATCTTCGTCTCCGGTCACACCGAGTTTGAAGGATGGCGTTCCTACTTCGAAGATGAGGTGCCTGTGGTGGATTGGCTCTCCTGTATAAACACGAAGTAA
- a CDS encoding glycosyltransferase family 1 protein: MDRAGAETMVMNLYRSIDRSRYQFDFATFTSDRCDYDEEIEALGGRIIRIPGRNALTRFIGLWRLLRRGEWRIVHSHTLFSTGLHLLAAQLAGVPVRIAHSHNTADANSQSTVGRRYQVFSRRLLNRVPTDYVACGRAAASYLFPGRSEVTIIPNAIDVRAFLEESGSTVRQGLGIDPGCLAIIQVGRLQSVKNHAFSLRIADALREARQDFQMLFVGSGEQQESVEGEIRERGLGHHVRLLGVREDIAALMGAADVMLMPSLHEGFPVVLVESQASGLPAVVSKSISPEVDLGLGLVEFVDLAVSPAQWADRIVKTVSKPILDPVAREVILNEHGFSAAAGARRLACMYANS; this comes from the coding sequence ATGGACAGGGCGGGAGCCGAGACGATGGTGATGAACCTGTATCGGTCCATCGACCGGAGTCGCTACCAGTTCGACTTCGCTACGTTCACGAGCGACCGGTGCGACTACGACGAAGAGATCGAGGCGTTGGGTGGGAGAATCATCCGAATACCCGGTCGCAACGCACTAACGCGGTTTATAGGTCTCTGGCGCTTGTTGCGTAGGGGCGAATGGCGCATTGTGCATTCCCACACCCTGTTCAGCACCGGCCTTCACCTGCTCGCTGCTCAACTCGCAGGGGTCCCGGTTCGGATCGCGCATTCCCATAACACCGCCGATGCGAACAGCCAGTCGACGGTAGGGAGGAGGTACCAGGTGTTCTCTAGGCGCCTGTTGAACAGAGTGCCTACCGACTACGTCGCGTGTGGGCGCGCAGCGGCATCCTACCTATTTCCGGGTCGATCAGAAGTCACGATCATCCCCAACGCGATCGACGTTCGGGCCTTCCTCGAGGAGTCAGGCTCTACTGTTCGGCAGGGGCTCGGGATCGACCCGGGCTGTTTGGCGATCATCCAGGTCGGCCGCTTGCAATCTGTCAAGAACCACGCCTTCTCCCTACGCATCGCGGACGCATTGCGGGAAGCAAGGCAGGACTTTCAGATGCTGTTCGTAGGGAGTGGGGAGCAGCAGGAGAGCGTCGAAGGCGAGATCCGAGAGCGAGGCCTGGGGCATCATGTCAGGCTGCTTGGAGTCAGGGAGGATATCGCGGCACTCATGGGGGCTGCCGATGTGATGTTGATGCCCTCGCTGCATGAGGGTTTTCCAGTCGTTCTAGTCGAGTCCCAAGCCTCAGGGCTCCCGGCCGTCGTGTCGAAGTCAATATCTCCTGAGGTAGACCTGGGTTTAGGACTCGTCGAGTTCGTCGACTTAGCTGTGTCTCCAGCACAATGGGCGGACCGGATCGTAAAAACGGTTTCCAAACCGATCCTCGACCCCGTTGCTAGAGAGGTAATTCTTAATGAGCACGGCTTTTCCGCCGCCGCTGGCGCTCGCCGGCTCGCCTGTATGTACGCAAACTCATGA
- a CDS encoding acetyltransferase, producing MSVLVIGGGGHAKVVIATLRAAGVAVAGVLDDDAAKHGSTLLGVPVIGSVERATGGEHDAVIAVGHNATRKRIAESLPDVRWATVVHPHAVVHESVRLGEGAVVFAGAVVQPDARLGAHTIINTGASADHDNELGDYVHLAPGVRLAGGVTLEEGAFMGIASAALPGVRVGAWTTVGAGGVVTRDLPSGVTAVGVPACPLSF from the coding sequence ATGAGTGTGCTCGTAATCGGGGGCGGAGGCCACGCCAAAGTCGTAATCGCGACGCTCCGCGCGGCGGGCGTTGCCGTGGCGGGCGTGCTCGACGACGACGCGGCGAAGCATGGCTCGACGTTGCTCGGAGTCCCCGTCATCGGATCGGTCGAGCGCGCGACCGGCGGCGAGCACGATGCTGTTATTGCTGTGGGGCACAACGCGACGCGGAAGCGGATCGCCGAGTCCCTCCCCGACGTCCGGTGGGCGACGGTCGTCCACCCGCACGCCGTCGTCCACGAATCGGTCCGGCTGGGCGAGGGCGCGGTGGTGTTTGCCGGCGCTGTCGTGCAGCCCGACGCGCGCCTCGGCGCGCACACGATTATCAACACCGGCGCTTCGGCCGATCACGACAACGAACTCGGCGACTACGTCCACCTCGCTCCGGGCGTCCGCCTCGCCGGCGGCGTGACCCTGGAGGAGGGCGCATTCATGGGCATCGCGAGCGCGGCGCTGCCAGGCGTGCGCGTCGGTGCCTGGACGACCGTTGGGGCAGGCGGCGTCGTGACCCGCGACCTTCCCTCCGGTGTGACCGCGGTTGGTGTGCCCGCCTGCCCGCTCTCTTTCTGA
- a CDS encoding glycosyltransferase: MRKVVIVAEWIRPIGGVSTSLLDLLRHVDYSRDDLTLVLLNSSGEGEDMVPEHVKLISFRDLVPYAGLKRAIPTLLRQGRWGAAARNVANWATARISGDVGKRMRYLASRVEALPGEYDVAVGYAMLDSFSNQYVADRVVAGKRIMWCHTHPALYGAHGLSGMERTYERFDVINCVSASGMEALVERFPTLKSKVRVRHNIIDAERIRRLAQIEVPARSGSFTLCTVARLSYEKGIDLLVGAAAHLKRDGIRFTWWVIGPDYDLDYTAAVRSSIREQGLDAEVKLLGPQANPYGYMAACDIYVQTSRIEGRCSTIQEARALGKPIITTSFEAALEQISHRVTGSVVAISAEALYQEIISLMNNPTVLSQYRAAALDVVATPRVNASEELLDVELGVIA, from the coding sequence ATGAGAAAAGTCGTCATCGTAGCTGAATGGATCCGCCCCATCGGGGGGGTGTCAACCAGTTTGCTCGACTTGCTGCGGCATGTCGACTACTCGCGCGATGACCTCACCCTCGTCTTGCTCAATTCCTCGGGTGAAGGGGAGGATATGGTTCCAGAGCACGTTAAGCTGATCTCCTTCAGGGATCTCGTCCCCTACGCCGGCCTCAAGAGGGCTATTCCCACGCTACTGAGGCAAGGGCGCTGGGGTGCAGCGGCTCGCAATGTGGCGAACTGGGCGACCGCGCGGATTAGCGGCGATGTTGGGAAACGCATGCGGTATCTGGCCAGCCGCGTCGAAGCCTTGCCCGGCGAGTATGATGTCGCGGTTGGCTACGCCATGCTCGACAGCTTCAGCAATCAGTACGTCGCGGACCGCGTCGTGGCGGGCAAGAGGATCATGTGGTGCCACACCCATCCCGCGCTGTATGGCGCTCACGGCCTGAGCGGGATGGAGCGGACGTACGAGCGTTTCGATGTGATCAACTGCGTGTCAGCGAGCGGTATGGAAGCCCTAGTCGAGCGGTTTCCCACCCTGAAATCCAAGGTGAGAGTGCGGCACAACATCATCGACGCCGAGCGTATCCGGCGCCTCGCACAGATCGAGGTGCCAGCCCGGAGTGGTTCGTTCACCCTGTGCACGGTCGCGCGGCTGTCCTACGAGAAAGGGATCGACCTCTTGGTGGGAGCGGCTGCCCACCTCAAGCGCGATGGGATCCGTTTCACGTGGTGGGTCATCGGCCCCGATTATGATCTCGATTATACAGCGGCCGTTCGGAGCAGCATCAGAGAACAGGGTCTTGATGCGGAAGTGAAGCTCCTTGGGCCGCAGGCCAACCCGTATGGCTACATGGCAGCGTGCGATATCTACGTACAAACTTCCAGGATCGAAGGACGTTGCTCGACCATCCAAGAGGCTAGGGCGCTAGGGAAGCCCATCATAACTACTTCCTTCGAGGCGGCGCTAGAGCAGATCAGTCATCGTGTGACGGGATCCGTCGTCGCCATCAGTGCTGAGGCCTTGTACCAAGAGATCATCTCGCTGATGAATAACCCCACGGTCCTTTCCCAATACAGAGCAGCAGCTCTGGATGTCGTAGCTACGCCTCGGGTCAATGCTTCAGAGGAACTCTTGGATGTCGAGCTTGGAGTGATAGCGTAA
- a CDS encoding glycosyltransferase family A protein, with the protein MSTSKVKTVRELPAVSIGIPFYNAENYLLDAIKSVFAQTHKNWELILLDDGSTDRSLEIARSIDDPRVRVYSDGQNKRLAARLNEIAHLARFDYLARMDADDLMARDRLEKQLHVLLSDSQADLVTTGVCSLRDDGEPVGFRCVPDGHQIVPYRLLGGKSGIVHAAVLGRRKWFLRNPYDESLPKSEDANLWVRAFAKRDLNVRFITEPLYFYREDGNVTIEKLLLSYRIGRGTIIRDANETFGVLDRVWALSRNSAKSVGVWLLSTLGKMDLVRARRNTELIDRAGREYILSEIIEIQSVPLPLRACSNLGEGN; encoded by the coding sequence TTGAGTACTAGCAAAGTGAAGACGGTCAGAGAACTTCCAGCGGTGTCAATCGGCATCCCATTCTACAACGCCGAGAACTACCTGCTCGATGCTATCAAGTCTGTCTTCGCGCAGACCCACAAGAACTGGGAACTCATCCTGCTGGACGATGGCTCGACCGATCGCTCGCTGGAAATAGCCCGTTCCATTGACGATCCGCGCGTCCGTGTGTACTCGGACGGCCAGAACAAGCGCCTCGCCGCTCGTCTCAACGAGATCGCGCACCTTGCTCGCTTTGATTACCTGGCGCGGATGGATGCGGATGATCTGATGGCCCGAGATCGGCTGGAGAAGCAGTTACATGTTCTCCTGTCCGACTCTCAGGCGGATCTAGTTACGACCGGTGTATGCTCGTTGCGTGACGACGGTGAGCCCGTCGGATTTCGGTGCGTTCCTGACGGGCACCAGATCGTGCCATACCGGCTCCTGGGCGGTAAATCTGGCATCGTGCATGCCGCCGTACTAGGCCGTCGAAAATGGTTTCTACGGAACCCGTACGACGAAAGTCTGCCCAAGTCAGAAGACGCAAACCTCTGGGTGCGTGCCTTCGCCAAGAGAGATTTGAATGTCAGGTTCATCACGGAACCACTGTATTTCTATCGTGAGGATGGAAACGTTACCATTGAAAAATTGCTCCTGAGCTACCGTATAGGCAGGGGGACGATAATCCGTGACGCGAACGAAACGTTCGGGGTACTAGACAGAGTCTGGGCGCTCAGTCGAAATAGTGCTAAAAGTGTGGGGGTCTGGCTACTCAGCACGCTTGGGAAGATGGATCTGGTTCGTGCCCGTAGAAACACGGAGTTAATTGATAGGGCAGGGAGGGAGTATATCCTAAGTGAGATTATTGAAATACAATCAGTGCCTTTGCCTCTCCGGGCTTGTTCAAACTTGGGGGAGGGCAACTAG
- a CDS encoding sugar transferase, which translates to MSPSTAYRRWGKPLFDRAAAGVGLVVLAPVLVGLAVAIRWRLGSPVLFRQTRPGLGGQPFEMVKFRTMTDERDADGHLLPDAERLTSFGRFLRAASLDELPELGNVLRGEMSLVGPRPLLMRYLDRYTPAQARRHDVRPGITGLAQVSGRNALGWEEKFALDIEYVERVSFRLDLWILAQTVRKVFIREGISAGQHATMPEFMGDDVPAGGSTR; encoded by the coding sequence ATGTCCCCCTCTACCGCTTACCGACGCTGGGGCAAGCCGCTCTTCGACCGCGCGGCCGCAGGGGTCGGGCTCGTCGTGCTCGCCCCCGTGCTGGTCGGGCTGGCCGTCGCGATCCGGTGGCGGCTCGGCAGCCCCGTGCTCTTCCGGCAGACGCGGCCCGGCCTCGGCGGGCAACCCTTCGAGATGGTCAAGTTCCGCACGATGACAGACGAACGGGACGCCGACGGACACCTGCTGCCCGACGCCGAGCGTCTCACGTCGTTCGGCCGGTTCCTGCGCGCTGCCAGCCTCGACGAACTCCCCGAACTGGGGAACGTGCTCCGGGGCGAGATGAGCCTCGTCGGCCCGCGCCCGCTTCTCATGCGCTACCTCGACCGGTACACGCCCGCGCAGGCTCGGCGCCACGACGTCCGGCCCGGCATCACAGGGCTCGCCCAGGTGAGCGGCCGCAACGCGCTGGGGTGGGAGGAGAAGTTCGCCCTCGACATCGAGTACGTGGAGCGCGTTTCGTTCCGGCTCGACCTCTGGATCTTAGCGCAGACCGTCCGCAAGGTGTTCATCCGCGAGGGGATCAGCGCCGGGCAGCACGCGACGATGCCGGAGTTCATGGGGGACGACGTCCCGGCTGGGGGCTCCACCCGATGA
- a CDS encoding EpsG family protein — MIPYLLVLLAVVVIAYLGRIANNRLLRGISLGTVGLILVGFAGLRDVSVGTDTGTYVRQFLRADVAASITRTTEVGYTFLTWSIRELTDSYAVLLTLIAVIVVGCYLATIRKTVQRYETAIFVFVCLGVYTFFFNGARQGIAAALCFAALPYLLERRVLPYLLIVGMATLFHHTALVALPLYYLISPRLDITRLFLVAGATLGLIVLLEAFVELATELVSDKYASYAQKGKGGGAVLASFLVSQGIGFFLLRNRIGNFKEEYALLFNIYLIGLVPVVAAVVTDVNPSGLLRFHLYFSPVSILLWPMIFRNVRGSSERAFFGFMFIVFMMSFFVMTTRTFSDLAPYKTNQDILRVEY, encoded by the coding sequence ATGATCCCTTACCTCCTCGTCCTGCTGGCCGTCGTGGTGATAGCCTATCTGGGTCGTATCGCTAACAACAGGTTGCTGCGCGGGATCAGTCTAGGCACTGTGGGACTCATTCTGGTGGGGTTCGCGGGGCTACGGGATGTAAGTGTCGGAACCGATACGGGTACTTATGTGCGGCAATTCCTGAGGGCAGATGTTGCCGCATCGATCACACGTACTACAGAAGTAGGGTACACATTCTTGACGTGGTCCATCAGAGAGCTAACGGATTCATACGCCGTGCTGCTAACTCTGATCGCTGTGATTGTGGTCGGGTGTTACTTGGCTACTATCCGGAAGACAGTGCAGCGTTATGAGACTGCCATTTTCGTCTTCGTGTGTCTAGGCGTCTACACCTTCTTCTTTAATGGCGCCCGGCAGGGGATCGCTGCCGCGCTCTGCTTCGCGGCGTTGCCCTACCTGCTAGAGCGACGAGTGCTTCCTTATCTGCTCATCGTAGGTATGGCTACGCTTTTCCACCACACTGCGCTCGTTGCCCTGCCTTTATACTATCTCATTTCGCCTCGCCTAGACATTACCAGGCTGTTCCTTGTGGCAGGAGCGACACTGGGCTTGATCGTACTCCTTGAGGCTTTTGTAGAGTTGGCAACGGAATTGGTGAGCGATAAATACGCTTCGTATGCTCAGAAGGGGAAAGGGGGCGGAGCAGTCCTCGCGTCGTTTCTGGTTAGTCAGGGGATAGGTTTCTTCTTGCTAAGGAACCGGATAGGGAATTTTAAAGAAGAGTATGCCTTGTTGTTCAATATCTACCTGATCGGTCTCGTCCCGGTGGTAGCAGCGGTCGTGACTGACGTCAATCCTTCTGGCCTCCTCCGATTTCATTTGTATTTTAGTCCCGTTTCCATCCTGCTTTGGCCGATGATATTTCGTAATGTAAGAGGTTCTTCAGAACGCGCTTTTTTTGGCTTCATGTTTATCGTATTTATGATGTCATTCTTTGTGATGACTACGAGGACATTTAGCGACCTTGCGCCCTACAAAACGAATCAAGACATTCTACGTGTTGAGTACTAG
- a CDS encoding glycosyltransferase family 2 protein: MTTRTQPLVSVIVPVYNVEGYIDACLESVKGQTYRNLEILLVEDCSTDDSLRALEKHAVDGRVRLLRHAQNAGLSAARNTGIEAARGDYLLFIDSDDFVEPDLVESCVECALDNDADLVLFDFAPFRDGSQVHRQRAHAGASLSEIPARDASFFALPQFAWLKFIRAPLVQERSLRFPVGHYYEDGPFHWELGLHAERVFHLKEPFYHYRQRGTSITGSGGTKLFDQFATQRMIAEALERGGRAPGAAGQLAAKVYRSIWFIANNIADELLSEALSEIREHLQATSGFRQKADLDAKTALLLLLVTLPRPLALGSIRAMRKTVRLVSPARRAVDKRRDSALSSTHVALG, from the coding sequence ATGACAACTCGTACGCAGCCCCTGGTCTCGGTCATCGTTCCCGTCTACAATGTAGAGGGGTACATCGATGCGTGCTTGGAATCGGTGAAGGGCCAGACGTACCGTAACCTCGAGATCCTCCTCGTGGAAGATTGCTCCACCGACGACTCGTTGCGGGCGCTTGAGAAGCATGCCGTCGACGGGCGCGTGCGCCTCCTACGGCATGCGCAGAACGCCGGGCTTTCCGCTGCACGCAACACGGGCATCGAGGCGGCCCGGGGAGACTACCTGCTGTTCATAGATTCCGACGACTTCGTCGAGCCAGATCTGGTGGAATCGTGTGTCGAGTGCGCGCTGGACAACGACGCGGATCTGGTGCTTTTTGACTTCGCTCCATTTCGAGATGGGAGCCAGGTCCACCGGCAGAGGGCGCACGCCGGGGCTTCACTCAGCGAGATCCCTGCTCGCGATGCGAGCTTCTTCGCGTTACCCCAGTTCGCCTGGCTCAAGTTCATCAGGGCCCCGCTGGTCCAGGAGCGTAGCCTCCGCTTTCCGGTGGGCCACTACTACGAAGATGGACCCTTCCACTGGGAACTGGGTCTCCACGCGGAGCGGGTCTTCCACCTGAAGGAGCCTTTCTACCACTACAGGCAGCGTGGCACTTCGATTACGGGCTCGGGCGGGACGAAGCTGTTCGACCAGTTCGCCACCCAGCGGATGATCGCCGAAGCCCTCGAAAGGGGTGGGCGCGCGCCAGGAGCAGCCGGACAATTGGCCGCCAAGGTCTACAGGAGCATCTGGTTCATCGCGAACAACATCGCGGACGAATTGCTGAGCGAGGCGTTGAGCGAGATACGGGAACACCTGCAGGCTACCTCGGGCTTTCGGCAGAAAGCAGACTTGGATGCGAAAACGGCTCTGCTGCTGCTGCTCGTCACGTTGCCCCGCCCGCTGGCGCTGGGCTCGATCCGGGCGATGCGCAAGACGGTACGGCTGGTTTCTCCAGCAAGGCGCGCCGTCGATAAGAGGCGAGATTCCGCTCTGTCCTCCACGCACGTAGCGTTGGGTTGA